One Malus domestica chromosome 11, GDT2T_hap1 genomic region harbors:
- the LOC139189254 gene encoding uncharacterized mitochondrial protein AtMg00810-like produces MRSNADSSLFVRTGTRGKLVVLVYVDDLIITVDNTVEIEALKLSLHQAFAIKDLGRLKYFLGIEMATSSKGLFLHQRKYVLDLLQEAKMLDCKPVITPVDCKLKLSIDGEAMHDVSYYQRLVGKLIYLTITRPDITYAVSLASQFMHSPTVDHLNLVKRILRYLKGSIGQGITMHNNQSTVISGYTDADWAGNAIDRKSITGYCTFVGGNLVTWKSKKQQVIARSSAEAEYRAMAATACELIWLKGLLSDLGFPSSTPMMLMCDNQAAMHIAANPVFHERTKHIEVDCHFIRAQVQTQIIRTMFTRSHDQLADLFTKALASSQFHRLLGKLGSVNPLDPA; encoded by the coding sequence ATGCGAAGTAATGCTGATTCTTCGTTATTTGTAAGAACTGGCACCAGGGGGAAGTTGGTGGTCCTcgtctatgttgatgatcttaTCATCACTGTAGATAATACCGTGGAGATTGAGGCACTAAAACTCTCACTACATCAAGCTTTCGCTATCAAAGATTTGGGGAGGTTAAAGTATTTTTTGGGGATCGAAATGGCAACATCTTCAAAAGGACTGTTTCTACATCAACGGAAATATGTATTGGACCTCCTTCAAGAAGCAAAAATGCTTGACTGCAAGCCTGTTATCACTCCCGTTGATTGTAAACTGAAGCTCAGCATAGATGGAGAAGCCATGCATGATGTAAGCTACTATCAACGATTAGTAGGCAAGCTCATATACCTCACTATCACTCGTCCAGATATCACATATGCAGTGAGCTTGGCtagtcagttcatgcactctcccACTGTTGATCACCTTAACCTTGTTAAGAGAATCCTTCGTTATCTTAAGGGTTCAATTGGGCAAGGAATTACAATGCATAACAATCAGTCCACTGTCATTAGTGGCTACACAGATGCAGACTGGGCAGGTAATGCAATTGATAGGAAATCAATCACAGGCTATTGTACATTTGTTGGTGGAAACCTTGTCACATGGAAGAGTAAGAAGCAACAGGTAATTGCTCGTTCCAGCGCAGAGGCTGAGTATCGAGCCATGGCAGCCACTGCGTGTGAACTCATTTGGCTTAAAGGGCTTCTTTCAGACTTAGGGTTTCCTAGTTCTACTCCTATGATGCTTATGTGTGATAATCAGGCAGCCATGCATATTGCTGCCAATCCTGTGTTCCATGAAAgaaccaaacatattgaagtgGATTGTCATTTCATCAGAGCTCAAGTTCAAACGCAAATCATCCGGACCATGTTCACACGAAGCCATGATCAACTAGCAGATCTTTTTACAAAGGCACTAGCATCATCTCAGTTTCATCGGTTATTGGGCAAGCTTGGCTCAGTGAATCCcctcgatccagcttga
- the LOC103429836 gene encoding putative disease resistance RPP13-like protein 1, with amino-acid sequence MPLGEVFLAAFLQLLLDRLTPRDILNYFGNFRGVGKKLEKWRATLTTIAAVLSDADERQRTDDAVKLWLNNLRDLAYDVEDMLDKFATQMLKRTIEGRDQASTSNKVRNSLFKIKLNWNMNSEMKKITERLQDISDRKVKFSLKDTGTSAKESRSLPCSGVLDEKLLVGRDGDKGKIIELLKKSTNFGVVAIVGMPGVGKTTLAQLVFNNKDDAMKEFELKVWVSVSDDFDVVRVTKAILESMKPLPVQVEEFSKMQHDLSEQLRGKKFLIVLDDVWNKGDRDLNDLWLRLKSPFGVGAGGSKIIVTTRDLNVAKIMGATGFHNLECMANDDCLEIFERHAFGEVNSGKPVNYELIRTKIVEKCCGLPLAARTLGGLLRCKETDEWGEILDNKLWNLADNCNLPRVLELSYHYLPSHLKRCFAYCSILPNDYEFGEKQLVLLWMAEGLIQQKPDNNKQMEDLGRDYFRELLARSLFQESSKNNSRYVMHDLVSELTRWAAGEICFRLEDKQGDNLQSTCFRGARHSSFIAGEFDGVKRFEDFPKAERLRTFLPLSLSYSTGWLKFLSRQVTFKLLPQLQYLRVLSFNDYKITALPESIGDLRLLQYLDLSYTYITSLPKSISTLYNLQTLILEHCYYLKSLLADMSNLINLRHLNNSYVSSLEGMPPNLGSLVNLQSLPNFVVSGGSDQSGIREIGPLSHLRGTLCISGLENVTDVEDARRANLKCKERLDSLVLKWSHSSDTRETESVVLDMLEPHTKLKELTIKSYAGEEFSSWVGGPLFSNMVLVCLQKCNNCLSLPPLGQLPHLRELYISGMNAVESVGAEFYGERMLPFPVLETLEFVEMQHWKEWLPFQADHEGGAFPCLKTLLVKKCSKLEGKLPENLNSLAKLKIVECEELVVSIANCKQLRQLNIDGCKVLVHTAAKVEFELLESLCLSNISEMMSLQTGELLKKGLTKVRDLKISGCEEVTSSLKNEEGRLLQQLTSLGSLEIEDNSRLVEELGKEAEELQISECKLEFLELKKCENLSKLLKGLNQLSSLQELRIHECSSLVSFPDVGLPSLKDIQITSCDSLIYFAKFQIPQNLRRTEIKDCKSLKSLVDEEAVGSSWSSFSHSCLEYLRIRGCESLMSLSLSGQLPRTLKHLDLENCDRLELIAGDGFFRDNTNDCLEYIRIWNCQNLKSLPDGLCHLSNLQTLGIGNCGSLVSIPRLSGGRRPSNLRKIWIIGCNKLEALPEDMHNLNSLEELSIDYREGLTFPPNLTSLEIGKVKSCKSLWELEWGLHRLTSLRELGIRSTDPDTVSFPPDMVRMETLFPKSLTNLSIDGFPNLKKLSSKGFQFLTSLQSLDLSNCPKLASIPEEGLPPSLERLTIYECPVLKERCQPGKGRYWHKISHIPFIWIDYKQM; translated from the coding sequence ATGCCACTTGGAGAGGTTTTTCTTGCGGCGTTTCTACAGTTGCTGCTTGACAGGTTGACCCCTCGCGACATTCTCAACTACTTTGGAAACTTCCGGGGTGTTGGAAAGAAGCTGGAGAAGTGGAGGGCCACGTTAACTACAATCGCAGCAGTGCTGAGCGACGCCGATGAAAGACAACGGACTGACGATGCTGTAAAACTATGGCTCAATAATCTCAGAGACCTTGCTTATGATGTCGAAGACATGTTGGACAAATTTGCGACTCAAATGTTGAAGCGCACGATAGAGGGACGTGATCAAGCCAGCACGAGCAACAAGGTGCGAAACTCACTTttcaaaattaaattgaattggAATATGAACTCCGAAATGAAGAAGATTACGGAGCGGTTACAAGACATATCTGACCGAAAAGTTAAGTTTAGCTTGAAAGATACTGGGACGTCTGCTAAGGAATCGCGAAGTCTACCATGTTCAGGCGTGTTAGATGAAAAGCTTCTTGTTGGAAGAGATGGTGACAAAGGGAAGATTATTGAATTGTTGAAAAAGTCTACCAATTTTGGTGTGGTTGCTATAGTTGGCATGCCCGGAGTTGGGAAGACGACACTTGCTCAACTTGTATTCAACAACAAAGATGATGCCATGAAGGAGTTTGAGCTCAAGGTCTGGGTATCTGTGTCCGATGACTTCGATGTTGTGCGAGTGACAAAGGCAATTCTTGAATCAATGAAACCCCTACCCGTTCAAGTGGAGGAGTTTAGTAAAATGCAGCATGATTTGAGTGAGCAATTAAGAGGAAAAAAGTTTTTAATCGTTTTAGATGATGTTTGGAACAAAGGTGACCGTGATCTAAACGATCTCTGGTTAAGACTTAAATCCCCTTTTGGCGTCGGAGCAGGAGGAAGTAAGATTATTGTGACAACCCGTGATTTAAATGTTGCAAAGATTATGGGAGCCACTGGATTTCATAATTTGGAATGTATGGCAAATGATGattgtttggaaatatttgagcgACATGCATTCGGGGAAGTTAATAGTGGAAAACCAGTAAATTATGAGTTAATTCGGAcaaaaattgttgaaaaatgTTGTGGCTTACCATTAGCTGCGAGGACTCTCGGTGGTCTTTTACGTTGCAAAGAAACAGATGAGTGGGGAGAAATATTGGACAACAAACTATGGAATCTCGCAGATAACTGTAACCTTCCCCGCGTACTAGAGTTGAGCTATCACTATCTTCCATCACATTTGAAGAGGTGTTTTGCCTATTGCTCAATACTTCCAAATGACTACGAATTTGGGGAGAAGCAGCTCGTCCTTTTGTGGATGGCAGAGGGTTTGATTCAACAAAAACCTGACAACAATAAACAAATGGAGGATTTGGGCCGCGACTACTTTCGAGAGCTATTAGCAAGGTCGCTGTTTCAAGAATCAAGCAAAAACAATTCACGATATGTAATGCATGACCTCGTTTCTGAGTTAACACGATGGGCTGCAGGAGAAATATGTTTTAGGTTGGAAGATAAGCAAGGTGATAACTTGCAAAGCACTTGCTTTCGAGGGGCTCGCCATTCGTCTTTCATTGCTGGTGAATTTGATGGAGTTAAGAGATTTGAGGACTTTCCAAAAGCTGAACGTTTGCGAACATTCCTGCCACTTTCGCTTTCATATTCCACGGGATGGTTAAAATTTTTGTCTCGTCAGGTTACTTTTAAGCTATTACCACAGTTGCAATACTTACGAGTGCTCTCGTTCAATGACTACAAAATAACTGCGCTGCCAGAGTCAATCGGTGATTTGAGGTTGTTACAGTATCTTGACCTTTCCTACACATATATAACTAGTTTGCCTAAATCGATAAGTACTCTTTACAACTTGCAGACATTGATATTGGAACACTGTTACTATTTGAAGTCATTGCTTGCGGACATgagtaatttaattaatttgcgCCATCTCAACAACTCATATGTATCTTCGTTGGAAGGAATGCCTCCAAATCTAGGTAGCTTGGTGAATCTCCAATCTTTGCCTAATTTTGTGGTCAGTGGTGGAAGTGATCAATCAGGAATAAGAGAGATAGGGCCCCTATCGCATCTCCGAGGGACATTGTGCATCTCAGGATTGGAGAATGTGACTGATGTCGAGGATGCCAGGAGGGCCAACTTGAAATGCAAGGAGAGGCTTGATTCGTTGGTCCTAAAATGGTCTCATTCAAGCGACACGAGAGAAACGGAATCCGTTGTGCTTGACATGTTAGAGCCTCATACAAAGCTCAAGGAGCTCACCATCAAGAGTTATGCCGGAGAGGAATTTTCATCATGGGTTGGAGGTCCTTTGTTCTCTAATATGGTGCTTGTGTGCTTACAGAAATGTAACAATTGTTTATCGTTGCCTCCTCTCGGACAATTGCCTCATCTCAGGGAACTTTATATTAGTGGAATGAATGCAGTGGAAAGTGTTGGTGCTGAGTTTTATGGAGAGCGTATGTTGCCTTTTCCGGTATTAGAGACTCTTGAGTTTGTGGAAATGCAGCATTGGAAGGAATGGCTTCCTTTCCAAGCCGATCACGAAGGTGGTGCTTTCCCTTGCTTGAAAACACTCTTAGTAAAAAAATGTTCTAAACTGGAGGGTAAACTGCCAGAGAACCTCAATTCTTTAGCTAAGCTTAAAATTGttgaatgtgaagaattagtggtTTCAATTGCCAACTGCAAACAACTTCGTCAATTAAACATTGACGGTTGTAAAGTGTTGGTGCATACAGCTGCTAAGGTTGAGTTTGAGTTGTTAGAGTCCTTGTGCCTTTCAAACATTTCGGAGATGATGTCTCTGCAAACAGGGGAGTTGTTGAAGAAGGGATTAACCAAGGTTAGAGATTTGAAGATCAGTGGATGTGAGGAGGTGACGTCTTCACTGAAGAATGAGGAGGGTAGATTATTGCAGCAGTTGACTTCTCTTGGCAGTTTGGAAATTGAAGACAACTCTCGTCTAGTTGAAGAAttgggaaaagaagctgaggaGTTGCAAATATCGGAGTGCAAGcttgaatttctggagttaaaaAAGTGCGAAAATCTTTCGAAGCTACTAAAAGGATTAAATCAGCTGTCGTCTCTTCAAGAGCTTCGCATACACGAATGTTCAAGTCTAGTTTCTTTCCCAGATGTTGGTCTACCTTCTCTTAAAGACATCCAGATTACATCGTGCGATTCGTTGATATATTTTGCAAAATTCCAGATTCCCCAAAATCTCAGAAGAACAGAGATAAAAGATTGCAAAAGTTTGAAATCACTAGTAGATGAGGAGGCTGTTGGTTCTTCTTGGTCGTCTTTTTCTCATAGTTGTCTTGAGTATTTACGTATCCGAGGTTGTGAATCTCTGATGTCGTTATCATTGAGTGGCCAGCTTCCCAGGACACTTAAACACCTTGATTTAGAGAATTGTGACCGACTGGAGCTAATCGCAGGGGACGGGTTCTTCCGCGACAACACTAATGATTGTCTTGAATATATTAGGATCTGGAATTGTCAAAATCTGAAATCCTTACCGGATGGCTTATGCCACCTCAGCAATCTTCAAACTCTAGGTATTGGGAACTGTGGAAGTCTTGTTTCCATCCCGAGACTGAGTGGGGGGAGAAGACCCTCCAACCTGAGAAAGATCTGGATCATCGGATGCAACAAATTGGAGGCGTTGCCCGAAGACATGCACAATCTCAACTCTCTTGAGGAATTGAGCATCGACTACCGTGAAGGTTTGACTTTTCCTCCCAACCTAACATCACTTGAAATTGGGAAGGTCAAGAGCTGCAAGTCATTGTGGGAGTTGGAGTGGGGGTTGCACAGACTCACCTCTCTTAGGGAGTTGGGAATCCGTAGTACAGACCCGGATACGGTGTCGTTTCCACCCGACATGGTACGGATGGAGACGCTCTTCCCCAAATCTCTCACTAACCTCTCAATAGATGGCTTCCCGAATCTGAAGAAACTGAGCAGCAAGGGCTTTCAATTCCTCACCTCCCTTCAATCTCTGGATCTTTCCAATTGTCCAAAGCTAGCATCCATTCCAGAGGAGGGTCTGCCTCCTTCACTAGAGCGACTTACCATATATGAGTGTCCAGTGCTAAAAGAGAGATGCCAACCAGGAAAAGGACGCTACTGGCACAAAATATCCCACATCCCTTTCATATGGATAGATTATAAGCAGATGTGA
- the LOC139189136 gene encoding uncharacterized protein → MGDSKTTVSATVTQSDMSLHITPDKLDGSNYSSWSQSVRIYIIGKGKWSYVSGKKMAPAQADALLSTAKDVWDAVTQTYSIEKDASKLYELRRQALATRQNGEPLSAYYGKLQQTWQEIDFLRPRKLKCADDIATRETEISEERLYDFLAGLDPHLDRVRSQVLTQTPLPSVRAAYALVNAEASVSKTTDTRKCTYCDKDKHTKDTCVKLHGYPDWWVQKKENQKKSIGGSPAHLTPTPSIPRVDQSAHSVPPTTASTSLVDTGASDHMTNNSTWFVSHTTPPLNTVNIANGISTLVLGAGSIS, encoded by the exons ATGGGTGACTCCAAGACCACTGTTTCAGCTACTGTTACTCAAAGTGATATGTCTCTACATATCACCCCAGACAAGTTGGATGGGTCCAACTATTCCTCATGGTCCCAAAGTGTCCGCATCTACATCATTGGCAAAGGTAAATGGTCTTATGTCAGTGGGAAAAAAATGGCACCAGCACAAGCTGATGCACT ACTCTCTACTGCAAAAGATGTTTGGGATGCTGTTACCCAAACTTACTCAATTGAAAAAGATGCATCAAAATTATACGAACTTCGTCGTCAAGCACTGGCAACTCGCCAGAATGGAGAACCTTTATCTGCATATTATGGTAAACTTCAGCAAACATGGCAAGAAATTGATTTCTTGCGTCCTAGAAAATTGAAGTGCGCCGATGATATTGCTACCCGAGAGACAGAAATTTCGGAAGAAAGATTGTATGATTTTCTGGCTGGTCTTGATCCTCATTTAGATCGTGTTCGCAGTCAAGTTTTGACTCAAACACCTCTGCCTTCTGTTCGTGCTGCTTATGCTCTTGTGAATGCTGAAGCAA GTGTATCAAAAACTACTGATACAAGGAAATGTACTTATTGTGACAAGGATAAGCATACTAAAGACACTTGTGTCAAGCTGCATGGATATCCTGATTGGTGGGTTCAAAAgaaggaaaatcaaaagaaaagcaTTGGTGGATCACCAGCACACCTGACACCAACGCCTTCCATACCTCGGGTAGATCAATCTGCTCACTCAGTTCCACCTACTACTGCTTCTACTTCCTTAGTCGATACAG GGGCTTCTGATCACATGACCAATAATTCCACATGGTTTGTTTCTCACACTACTCCACCTTTAAATACCGTTAACATTGCTAACGGTATTTCCACTCTAGTGCTTGGAGCAGGCTCCATCTCATAA